One genomic region from Leptolyngbyaceae cyanobacterium JSC-12 encodes:
- a CDS encoding adenosylhomocysteinase (IMG reference gene:2510094060~PFAM: S-adenosyl-L-homocysteine hydrolase, NAD binding domain; S-adenosyl-L-homocysteine hydrolase~TIGRFAM: adenosylhomocysteinase), which yields MTVTPVRPRELQYEVKDLALAPVGKQRIEWAGREMPVLRQIQDRFAQEKPLAGIRLVACCHVTTETAHLAIALKNAGADSILIASNPLSTQDDVAASLVVDYGIPVFAQKGEDNETYHRHVEIALDHHPNIIIDDGCDVVATLVKERQSQLADLIGTTEETTTGIVRLRAMFKDGVLTFPAMNVNDAETKHFFDNRYGTGQSTLDGIIRATNILLAGKTVVVAGYGWCGKGTAQRARGMGANVIVTEIDPVKAIEAVMDGFRVMPMAEAAPYGDIFITVTGNKHVIRGEHFAVMKDGAIVCNSGHFDIEIDLKALGAEAIEVKNVRNFTQQYKLKSGKSVIVLGEGRLINLAAAEGHPSAVMDMSFANQALAVEYLVKNKGNLAAGIHSIPAEVDGEIARLKLQAMGIQIDTLTDVQVEYINSWTSGT from the coding sequence ATGACCGTTACTCCCGTTCGTCCTAGAGAACTACAGTATGAGGTAAAAGATCTCGCGCTTGCCCCTGTTGGTAAACAGCGAATTGAATGGGCTGGACGGGAAATGCCTGTCTTGCGTCAGATTCAGGATCGTTTTGCGCAGGAGAAACCACTAGCAGGAATTCGCTTAGTGGCTTGTTGCCATGTCACTACTGAAACGGCACACCTGGCGATCGCGCTCAAAAATGCAGGCGCTGATTCTATCCTGATCGCTAGTAATCCCCTTTCTACTCAAGACGATGTGGCTGCCAGTCTGGTTGTAGATTACGGAATCCCTGTTTTTGCTCAGAAAGGAGAAGATAATGAGACGTATCACCGTCACGTTGAAATTGCCTTAGACCATCACCCCAACATTATCATTGACGACGGTTGTGACGTAGTTGCCACTCTGGTTAAAGAGCGTCAAAGTCAACTGGCGGATCTGATTGGCACCACTGAAGAAACCACCACAGGCATTGTTCGTTTGCGGGCAATGTTCAAAGATGGAGTGCTAACTTTCCCAGCAATGAACGTCAACGATGCCGAAACAAAGCATTTCTTTGATAATCGTTACGGTACAGGTCAGTCCACCCTAGATGGCATCATCCGCGCTACTAATATTCTGCTGGCCGGTAAAACGGTGGTAGTTGCTGGTTATGGCTGGTGCGGGAAAGGAACGGCTCAGCGAGCACGGGGGATGGGTGCGAATGTAATCGTTACAGAAATCGATCCAGTGAAGGCGATCGAAGCTGTAATGGATGGTTTCCGAGTCATGCCAATGGCAGAGGCAGCTCCCTACGGAGACATTTTCATCACAGTAACAGGGAACAAACACGTTATTCGAGGCGAACACTTCGCTGTGATGAAAGATGGCGCAATCGTTTGCAACTCCGGTCACTTTGATATTGAAATCGACCTCAAGGCGTTAGGCGCTGAAGCAATCGAAGTCAAGAACGTTCGTAACTTTACCCAGCAATATAAACTCAAGAGTGGTAAATCTGTAATTGTTCTGGGCGAAGGTCGTTTGATTAACCTGGCAGCAGCTGAAGGTCATCCCAGTGCAGTGATGGATATGAGCTTTGCTAACCAGGCCTTAGCAGTAGAGTATCTAGTGAAGAATAAGGGGAATCTGGCAGCAGGAATCCACTCCATCCCAGCTGAAGTTGATGGAGAAATTGCTCGCTTGAAGCTTCAAGCAATGGGCATTCAAATTGATACCCTCACTGATGTTCAAGTTGAGTACATCAACTCCTGGACTTCTGGAACTTAG
- a CDS encoding hypothetical protein (IMG reference gene:2510094061), translating into MVLLPVLIPNEILTMFSLYYLTRFPLWKFLKQPVFSTHYRLVLDPYRFWRNHQVDLLERCLMMNCASGDVRRD; encoded by the coding sequence ATGGTGCTGTTGCCTGTCCTAATACCAAACGAAATCTTAACTATGTTTTCACTGTACTATTTAACGCGATTTCCTCTCTGGAAGTTTCTTAAGCAGCCTGTTTTTAGTACTCACTACCGACTTGTTCTAGATCCTTATCGATTTTGGCGAAATCACCAAGTTGATTTATTGGAACGGTGTTTAATGATGAATTGTGCGTCTGGAGACGTTCGACGCGATTAG
- a CDS encoding hypothetical protein (IMG reference gene:2510094062), with protein MLKEMCWLSPMGTNSAKILHLRTAPNEPWRPYTAFPQFLVPDYVVPGGSKGWATFQKLLKAGWTLVPSTAKDSVLSTVKAS; from the coding sequence ATGCTGAAAGAGATGTGTTGGTTATCCCCGATGGGAACAAACAGCGCTAAGATTTTGCATTTACGAACTGCGCCAAATGAACCTTGGCGTCCCTATACTGCTTTCCCTCAGTTTTTGGTTCCTGACTATGTGGTTCCGGGTGGTTCAAAAGGATGGGCAACTTTTCAGAAATTGCTCAAAGCTGGCTGGACACTAGTTCCTTCAACGGCTAAAGACTCAGTTCTCAGCACTGTCAAAGCGAGTTAG
- a CDS encoding peptidyl-prolyl cis-trans isomerase (rotamase) - cyclophilin family (IMG reference gene:2510094068~PFAM: Cyclophilin type peptidyl-prolyl cis-trans isomerase/CLD), which produces MTRAIMETDKGTIHLELFDQDAPNTVKNFIDLSKSGFYDGLAFHRVIPNFMIQGGCPNTRPGATGRPGTGGPGYQIKCEINPNKHLAGTLSMAHAGRNTGGSQFFICHSPQPHLDGVHTRLGKLPRKEKDKQKM; this is translated from the coding sequence ATGACTCGCGCAATCATGGAAACAGATAAAGGCACCATCCACTTAGAACTCTTTGATCAGGATGCGCCGAATACAGTTAAAAATTTTATTGACCTTTCTAAGAGCGGTTTTTATGATGGGCTTGCCTTTCACCGGGTGATTCCGAATTTTATGATTCAAGGGGGTTGCCCCAATACACGCCCGGGAGCAACAGGCAGACCTGGCACTGGCGGTCCTGGTTATCAAATTAAATGTGAGATCAATCCAAATAAGCATTTAGCTGGAACGCTCTCAATGGCGCACGCTGGGCGCAATACTGGAGGAAGCCAGTTTTTCATCTGCCATTCTCCCCAACCGCACCTGGATGGCGTGCATACACGACTTGGCAAGTTACCCAGAAAGGAAAAAGATAAG